Below is a window of Sylvia atricapilla isolate bSylAtr1 chromosome 17, bSylAtr1.pri, whole genome shotgun sequence DNA.
TCTCTGTCTTCTCTCCTAAACCAATAGCAGCTGTTGGCTGTGATGTCTTAGGCAGATGTTGcaagaacattttgtttctttttcttttcatttttctttttttttttcctttttttttttcctttttttttttgtgtgcgTGTGTTAAATTGTCTAAAAGGGAGGATATGAAACACTTTGGTttgctttctcctcctctcccccaccTTATTGCACTCTGGATTCTAGTAAATTATAGGCTGCTATGCCCTCACCCTCTGTCCTGCCAGGTGTTTACAGACTGACCCAGATGTGCTGGGGGAGTGGAAGATGAGGGGGACATTTTCCCCTCCCCATAGTATCCAGACTCAATAAACAAAGCTGGAAAGGGCCCAAAAAGCTCAgagaaattttctgcttttatctaAAAGTGACTACAGACAGCCAAGAGACTGAGAATTGAGCCAGTCCGAGCAGCCTGCACAGCCTCTAGCTCAGTGTAacttttgctttgtctttggccaagcttttctttaacatttctCTAGTTGACTTTTGATGGAAGGACGGGGTGGTAAAAATCCCTTAACTTTAATTTAGCTTCTACTTTTATACATTTAATTACttacaataaaagaaaaaaaaaaaaaagcctaatcTTTCACTAACCATCTTATTGTTCTCATGAATTCAAGAGGTAGCAAAGGTAACAAGTCTGTCCACACAGACTTGCTCTTTAGTGAGGGAGGAAAGCtaaaaacatacacacacacaaaaaataaaataaaaaaataataaaaaagtaccTATGGAACTTGTAGCAAGTCCAGCCTACATCAAACCCCctccccacccacccaccctAGAATTAACCTCAGACCTTCCAGTTCAAACATTCACATAAACGTTACaatggttttttcctttaataaaacAAGTACCTCTAAGCAAAGAATATTCATACGAAACTACTAGAAAAGTAAAGACGACCCCCTGCTCACTGAAAGAAATTCCCAGGGCATCCAGTCCCTGTTCAGTCATGGGTAAGGCAAAAGAGGTTTGCATGTTTTATGGGAGAAGGTGGCACGTGGTAATGTGTGCCAAGGACAAAGATCAAAACCAAAATGGGGAGGGATGGTAAGGGAGGCTTCGCCATTTCTTTAAGTGAAGTACTGGGGCtggtgcagccctgggagctgctcccccCATCATCACCAGCCCAGGGGACGGGGGTGGGCTCCACCACTGCTGTGGCTTTCCCACAGTCTCTGGAGGGGCTGCCAACCCTGTGAGATGGTCCACAGACACAGCTTCTGCACTTGAGAATGCTGTTATTTCACAGCTACTTAGGCCACAGGAAAGGTGTactttgtttactttttaatgGCAAGAAATACCACTACTGAGTTTGGTTTTAAGAGAGGAGATGAGTACAGCGACAGGAACACAGAATGAGGCGGAGAGGGGGGAGCCAGCAGAGGCTGAAAGCTCCCCAAGGTCTCCCTACCTGCTTCAGATGAGCAGTATAGCAATGAAGTCGATGTGTGCAAAAAGAGGAGGCATTTCTTGCCAGGTCATCAAAATCTGAAGGGAGACTAGGATTAAATGCATCAGCTTGGCTGTGgacctttcttttttaaaaaaaggaaaaaaaaaggaactttgtttttaaatgttaaagCTACATTTGTTTAGGCCTCTCATGACTGAACAGAGTATGGGGAGTTGCccccttttttgtgtttttttttttttttcttttttcttttttttaagcagcaagTCTACAGAAAGGTAAATCACTGCGGATGGGCTTGAAGCTCATTCTGGAGTCTTTGGCTTATGTGGGAGAGGTATGCATTCGCAGGTGGCTGATCAGATTGCGCTGCTGGGTGAATTTCCCACCACACAGTTGACATTCGTAAGGTTTTTCTCCTGAGTGGACACGCATATGCTCTGTTAGTCGGTACTGCCGGGTAAAGCGCATCCCACATTCCTCGCAAGCAAAGGGCTTGAGCCCCAAGTGGCTGCGCATGTGCCGTGTCATGGTGCCCCGCTGCGTGAACATCTTGCCGCAGATGTTGCAAGGGAAGGGCCGCGTCAGCCAGTGAGTCTTCTCGTGCTGCCGCAGCGTGGCTGGATCCTTGTAGCTCTTCTCACACACTGAACACTTGAAGGGCCGGGACTCCGCAGCATAGGACTGATTGGGGTTGGACAAATCCTCAGCTTCATCCTTGCTGCCGTATGTGCCTTCCTCCTTGATGTAAAGGTCTTCCTCGGTGTGCGTTTCCACGTGGGCAttgagctgctcagagctcgGGAAGCCTTTGCCACAGGGGATACAGACGTACAGGTTGTCGCCATAGGCCACTGGCTCAAACCCCTCCTGCCGGTAGACATAGTTGGCACTGGTATGGCCGCCGCTCTCACTCTCGCTCTGGCCGCTGTCGTCACTGTTCTCCTTACCGTTTTCTACCTCCTCCTTGCATGGGTAGGGCAGGTCTGCCCCGTAGGCCCCGGACAGACTCCTCTCCACAGACTTGGACAAGGGCCCCAGCAGGATACCATTGGGCAGCCCTTCACCCTCGTCCCTGTCTTTGCCCCCTTCCTTTCGGTCAAAGGCGTTGTCTTTCTTGATCCACTCCTTCTTGCGGGACGAGTGCCGGAGGCCCTTGCGCTGGCTGCCCTCTGTCAGCGAGTGGTGGCACTCCTCGCTCAGATCCATCTCCATGGGGTCGCTGCTGTCCGCCATGCTGTGGGGGGCTCCGACGCCAGACTCGTCGAACGATGAGGCACTGttggctgcaggggctgaggcAGATTGGGGAGAGCCTTGCTGGCTTTCACTGTGCTGTGTGTCATCGTGGGAGGCTGCCACAGGGAGCGAGGGGCT
It encodes the following:
- the HIC2 gene encoding hypermethylated in cancer 2 protein, encoding MELPNHAKQLLLQLNQQRAKGFLCDVIIVVENALFRAHKNILAASSMYFKSLVLHDNLINLDTDMVNPTVFRQILDFIYTGKLLTTDQPGEQNFNALLTAASYLQLHDLAALCRKKLKRNGKSFAGKAGGLGVGRSARSQRLSTASVIQARYSGSNEGLKGSHSKELSKGKLSDDEVFISSSNQENCHSLSRGTSKNGGGSSSANGSTGDQELGLDLSKKSPSLPVAASHDDTQHSESQQGSPQSASAPAANSASSFDESGVGAPHSMADSSDPMEMDLSEECHHSLTEGSQRKGLRHSSRKKEWIKKDNAFDRKEGGKDRDEGEGLPNGILLGPLSKSVERSLSGAYGADLPYPCKEEVENGKENSDDSGQSESESGGHTSANYVYRQEGFEPVAYGDNLYVCIPCGKGFPSSEQLNAHVETHTEEDLYIKEEGTYGSKDEAEDLSNPNQSYAAESRPFKCSVCEKSYKDPATLRQHEKTHWLTRPFPCNICGKMFTQRGTMTRHMRSHLGLKPFACEECGMRFTRQYRLTEHMRVHSGEKPYECQLCGGKFTQQRNLISHLRMHTSPT